GCGCTGGCCGGCAGAGCTCAGAGGCGAAGTAAGAAGAATGCAATTTCAACACGACTCGTTCCAGATGTTGCGTAGGTGTGGAACAGTCAATTTCGTCTCGCAGGTATGGCTTTGCCTCTACCATGATCTTCTGGATACGGTCCTTATAGGTTTGTATGCTTTCCAAACTTATCTGCGCGTGTGGGCTCAGCATACGAATGCGTACAACCTCCAGTGCAAGAGAAATGACTCGAGAGAGAGTTTCAAAATAAGATACATCACCAGGTTTGGAGCCATCCCTATAAGCGATGTCTGGCTGGCTCACTGCGGTGGTGGAAGGTCGGTCGTAGGAGAGCGAAAAATGGCTGTCTTGCCACGCCATGGACCACCTATTTATGTCAGGGCCACAAAACTTCAGGTCAAATGAAGGGAAACTTTCTCACCAAACGTGTCGTCGGCGGTATCGTTCAGCTGACGAAAATCGACTTGACTCTACATGGAGACCGAGCGCCAAGCCCATGCGAAGAGTCATGCCAAGCAAGACATAAGAGATTCCAGGGTTCATGTTGTATGACAAAACGTTTCCTATCACCAGGAGAGTTTGAATTGCTTCAATGGTAGGCTGGGAGAGAAAATTTGTCATGCGGAGGCACTGGTATGAGCAGCACACTACTTGGAGTGTTAGCTAAACGACTCCACTGGAATCCTTGGTGTGAATCACATGCCATAAACTTGCGAGGTCAACTCCCTTTCCTTGCTCCCATAATCGGATGACTGACATCCAGAGGCAAGGATAGCGAACAGTAGTCCCAGATACGCAATAGTCACCCCGAAAGGCTTTTGTGCATGGTCTGCATCGGCCAGGTACTCGCCACCGATCGAGGTTCTTGTCGCCAGAAGAAGCTCGAGAGTGTTCTCAAACTCAAAGATATCCTCTAGGACAGGATATATAGCACCTGAGATATCTTTATAGTAGTAGAATAACCTATGGCAAGGAAGCAAAGTTAACGCAAACACCCCTTGATCATGAGCTGGACACAAGAGAAGACTACTCACTCCCTGCAATGCTGATCAGTGGGAAGGGCGCTACAGACAGCAGTGATATCAAATGTTGACATATCGGACGACCATAGATCAACAAATGGATAGGTCGCAGATTCATTATCCAAACCGAGCTTGGGAAGGATTCCTCCTTCCAAAAGAGCTTGGAGTTGATCAGACCCAGACTGATTGTTGAGAATGTAAGCCAGAACGGAGCGCGATCCCAAGTGAACAGTGCCTTTGCCCAGAGTATTCGCAGCGTGGATGCCCTCGCGTTCCGGCGAGGCACACTTGGAACGGGAACTCGCATCGACACTCTGCACGCTTCCGGTCTCGGTGGACGTTGGGAGGCCGTCTTCCGCCCTCTCCAGCCCAACTCGAAGGGAGGAAATCGTAGACTCCATTTCTTGCAACCTATTCCGCACATTATCCCATTCCTCGCGGGCGATTGAAACACGACCACCACCTGTAGCCGGGACGCTCGGTCGGCTCAAGGTCGGCTCACGTTTCACTTCTGCTGGGGTTTCTGCAAAGAGATATGTTGTTGAATATTCAGGCAAGGGTACCGTTGATGCACTAGGGACAGCGCTATCCTGAAAGGCTTGCGATCGTTTTTTGGAAGGCCGTTCGTAAGAGCAAAGATCTGCGTGATCGCGCTTTACGCACCCGTCACACGGCAGATTGCGATCGCATTTTACTTTGCGCGCATGACATGGATAGCAGGCCTTGGGCTCACGAGCCTTGCGCTTTGTGCGGATGATCGCGTCAACCTGAGCCTGCGGCAAATCGGAGACTGCCCTGTTGGGCGCTGCAGCCATGTCGGAGGCAACGGAGGGCGAGAATGAAGTTGACGGTGGGTAAGGCGACGTCATTCTGGCTTGGAAAAGTTTATTTGATATGATATATCCTTGGTCGGTCTTGAAGTTGTCGTGAGTCAGCCTAGACAGCGGTGCTTCATTTGGTCATTGGTAGAATGGAGGTGGAGGATCGGAAGCAAGTTGACAGTCAGACGGTGATTTCAACACAGTAGCGACAGGTAAGGCTCCATGAGTTCATTATTTAGAGAAGAGCAGCATGTTAGGCAATGAAAGCTCGATTCGAAATTGCACGCGATTTGTTAAAGGAATCTGGGATTAAGCGCCGGGGCAACTACAGCGGCACGTGATGTGGGGGCGTCCAAATGCGCAATCAAGCCTTTGCAACATACGTCTGGTCTGCATTGGACATTTCAATACTCAACAGAAGATGGTAAAAGGAAGGATGCAATCTCTTATAAATATGGTTTGCTTTAACGTATATGAGGTTTTTGTTTGAACCACCTGCCTAACAGATCATGCGGTTAGGCCTAACACCTATTTACATAGTTCAACTGACTCATTGCTTGCCCTTTAAGAGTCGGTAATCATTCTTCCTCTCATTCTAGTCACGCAACTAGCCATGCAGAATTCAATCCTATCACAGTTCACTTGTTGTCAATGTAGGAGATTGTGGAAGGTCTGAGCATCCACAGGCCTCCGAATTTCCTTGTCTGTCGAATGAGGCTAAAAAAACAGAAATGCCTTGATTAAAGGCAGTGTGATCAATTATATCGCAAAGTTCTGAGATAACGATGATCTTTTTGCTCGATTCTGCTGCCCGGGGCAATTTTCCACGTAAGACGGATGGGGTCTGAACAAGCCCCAGGGCGTCCACGAGGCatcagagagatctgcccGCCTGGATCCAGGGGTACTGCTCCGAGAAGCAGAGACGGACGCCTTTGAGAATTGCCTGTGTCGGGTATGTGTTCAACGAGGTCAGGTTGTGTTTTAGCAATCCACAATATGTCATCGTCGTGCGCAGCTGACACTGTGTATAGCAGTTGCCGTAGCTATGAGCGGTCCAATCTGTGATCAGTTCTACCACACCAACCTCGAGATACCTGAGCTTAGACCCTAGCCCATCTCTTCATCCACCTTCTCTCATTCTCCAGTTTAGTAACTTCAAGTTCAACCACTGGGCTAATCATTCTGCGACCATCGGCCAAGGTTGATGAATTTAGCCCCACGACTGTGGGTTCCACGGTTGAAATTCCCATTATATTTTGAGCATCACCCTCAAATACCGACATCACGCTTGCCCCGGTACCGTGAAGGAAGTCGAGCTCTGCGTACCACCCTGAACCAGGAAACGAATGGCAACTTCGTACTATGAACAAATTAGAATGGATCAAACGGGGGTCTTTGAAGAACATACACTGCGAATAAAGTCTCCATTGGGCGGGTAGGCTCCACGTAACTCAACGGCAGCTAGTGAGTGTGTAGGTCCGGACACAACCAGCTATATGTGGAACTTTTGCATCTTTGTGAATGTCTGTTTAACAGATTTTAAGGGCAACTCACTCCTTGCATCCAAAATCCGGTTTTGCCAGAATGGTGCGCATTGAAGACTTCGAATTCATCCCAACTGAACGGCCTCGGCTCACACAATTGCACGTCTTCAAACCAATGGGTGATCAAACCTGCGTTCCAATCAAGCATTTCTCAGCGGTAGGCCTGCAGCAATGCCAGGATATTAGGGAGCTGATTGAAGTTGTCCGAGCCTTGTAGCTTAATTTTCAGGTCTCTCAAATTTTCCAAGCGTGTTAGGATATTCAAACTATGGTTCCCAGGTTCCGATTCAGCCAGTTCACCGCGGGACATTCAATCAGCAACTCCTCTATTAAGAGCACTAGTTTATCTTACTTTTGTTTGGCCTCTGAAATTTGCTGTCCCTTTAGCCGATGTGCAAATATGTGAGGCATAATATTCTCTTTGATTCTCACATGGCATCTATCAATTTGTGCATCGATGTTACTACGCCAGATGTGTTAGTAGGTGGCCAAATGAGTGGTAGATGGACACAAATAGATGCACTAGCATTGTCAACTTACTCTCGGTCAATATCCCGGATGATTCAGTCATGCTCCAGCTGGGAGGCAGTCTTTCAGGATATATCAGGGGATTGGATTGTCGCGGCCATGGCCTCCTTTTCGCCTGTGCTGGTTCCGCTGGGGATTTGAATCAATCGACGTATGATGTAGTCAGATCCGGAAGCAGCACGTCAATTGCAAACTTTTCCTCTCTTGGAATATCGCTGGTCAAATCATTCGCAGACGGCACATACTTGACCTCGGCCGCTACTTCGCTAGCCTGTCCTTTTACGGTTCGGTGTTTGTTTGCCTTTGCTAAGCCGTCCGATGTCTTTCGGTGTTTCCTTCTCTGCGGTGCTGACACTTATGACATCAGTTCCGTCGGTAACCTTGATTTCGATTTTTGCCTTCCTCGCAGGCATGATTCTGGTGGGCGTGTCTGTAGCAACGtggcgttttttttggtgGTAGTCACTGTAATGGTGGACTCCATGGTGAACACGGAGAGCTTGATGTACACAGATTGTGGACAACTTTTGGCAATAATCTGACAAAACAATGGTTCAACATTTTAGAAATAGCGAAGATGTCATCCGGGCCATCGTCTCCCCAGACTAACGGACTAATTGTAGTACGTCAATAGGCAATTTTTTATACTGTCGAGTGGCTAGAAAATACACGGTTAAGTCGAACTCGACAGTTGATGTCCTTGCAACAAGTTTTCAAATGGACACAATAGATGTAGAATTTCTTGTGGTCCAAGGACAAATGAAGTGGGGGCCTGAGGCGGGACGGAATATTCCCAGCCCCGGCTGACCAATGGAGAGTGACGTACCTAGGTACCGCCCGGGTAGCTGCCAGTGTTTACGTCTGTCATCCAACTCAGCTTCGTTGACGCTAACATTATTTTGCTTCCCCGTAGCAAAGATTAACGCTTGATTTTGCTACCAGGCCTTCCTTTGCTTTCTCTCCCAGTCTCCCCTCCAATTTTCAACACCGAAGCCCGCCAACCAAGCTCAACCATGGAGGGAAATCCCGCTGAGCATGATGAGGCTGTATCTCAATTCTGTACTATGACTGGAACCCAGGCTTCAGAGGTAAATTACTTGCTAAAATTAAAATTATTACTGTCGCTAAATTTCAGTCTGTGATTGTTTAGGCCCAGGAATATCTTGCTGCCAATGGGTGGGACATCGAAGCTGCCGTAACAGAGTTCTTTGCAGAGCAGGATGAAGCCTTACAGGACACCACCACTGGTGGTGAGCAGCAAATAGGCACAGAGGGTAGTTCTCGAGCTTCTGGGGGTAGGACTCTCGGGGGAGGTACCGTACCGGCTTCATCATCCACCGCAgtttcatcctcatcatccgcCCGACGAGCTGCGCCCAAGAAGAAGTTTGCAACGCTGGGAGACTTTGCTTCTGGGGGaggtggcggcggtggcgATTCATCCGATGGTGATGACACGGATGATCATGATTTCTTTGCAGGTGGTGAAAAGTCCGGACTAGCTGTGCAGAACCCGGATgatttgaaaaagaagatccTTGAAAAGGCCCGCAGGTATGTTTTTCAGCGATTTCAGATGATATTGAAGATATCTAACATTTGAACGTAAACAGGGCACAGCCTCCTCCACCCGACGCCCCTCAGCCAAGGGAATCATATTTCACCGGCACTGCCCGCACACTCGGCGGTGACGATACACCAAGTCAGGTGATTGAAAGTCCCTCGGCGCCCAGTCAACAGCGTTCCTTGCGTGTTCAACGGACTCTTCATTTCTGGGCTGATGGATTTTCTGTTGATGACGGTGAACTGTTTCGGTCAGACGACCCGCGCAATGCAGAGATCCTAGACGGTATCCGCCAAGGCCGCGCTCCTCTTTCCATCATGAATGTTCAACCTGGGCAGGAGGTCGATGTGGAACTCAAGCAACATGAAGAGAAGTACACcaagcccaagcccaagTACAAGCCTTTCGCGGGCTCTGGACAGCGCCTCGGTAGCCCGACACCCGGCGTACGGAGTCAGGCCCCCACACCTTCGTCCTCTACAGCTATGTCATCTGCCCAGGAGCCAGCAAAGCCCAAGGTGGACGAGTCGCAACCCACAGTTACTCTCCAAATCCGCCTAGGAGACGGTGCACGTTTAACCTCCCGGTTTAACACCACTGCCACCATTGGCGATGTATATGCGTTCGTTGCTGCTGCTACGCCGGATGGTGCAAACCGTGCATGGGTCTTGATGACAACTTTCCCTAGCACGGAGCTCAATGACTGGAGTGTCGTTCTCGGCGACATTCCCGATTTCAAACGTGGAGGTGTTGTTGTCCAGAAGTGGCATTAAAATGCACTTCTTAAATTGTTACCCGTCTTGAGGGTTTCCTCTTCGGAGTGGTTCCAAATGCGGATTTCAGCAACGCAGTAGGTTTGCATGAGTGAATGTTACATGACATATCTGATACCGAAGGAAGACCTTTATATTGCTATGTAGGGCAATGGCATTTGCCAAATTCAAAATAAGTGACTAATCAGATCCTTCATATTCCAAGATTGTCATGCCAGCATATTCCAAGTAGACTGAAGGTTAGTCAGAAGGCGATTGATAAGCGCCCGAATATCGGCATCCCCACTTTTGAAATCCATCATTGCGCTCTCAGTTGCTACAacctttcttttctccaaTTCAAGCATACACCATACCAAAATGCCTCTCATTGGAGTGAAGAATGTTGTGCTGGTACGTGCGCATTCGTTTCCTTTGCGAGTCCTCGGCGCGAAAAAAAACCCCGAAAGCCATGCCCCTCATAGCTTATCGATAACGAGGGCACTGCTCGAAGCCATGAGTTACAATGTTCAAGCGCAAATTGCTGCACAAGACTTACAAGATGTTTTTGAGTATTAGGTCCTTTCCGGAAAAGGAGGCGTGGGGAAATCTTCCGTCACACTCCAGCTCGCGCTTGCGCTCTCGCTCCAAGGCAAATCTGTCGGAATCCTTGACATCGACCTGACCGGGCCTTCAATGCCACGCCTCGTCGGACTTGAAGATGCAAAGATCACACAAGCGCCAGGCGGATGGATGCCGGTATCAGTTCATGGGGCCGAATTCGCCGCCGAAGCCGACACTTCAGCGCCCTCAACACAACTACACCGCGGCTCCCTTCGTTGCATGTCCCTGGGCTTCCTTCTCCGCGATCGGGGCGACGCTGTAATCTGGCGCGGACCAAAGAAAACGGCTATGATCCGCCAATTCCTCTCAGATGTTTTCTGGGGCCCGACTGATTACCTGCTAATCGACACGCCTCCCGGAACGAGTGACGAGCACATTGCGCTAGCTGAGCAGCTGCTCACCCTCTCCACCACAGATGCGGCGGCTGCTGCGCAAACAGACTTACCTCGACTTGCTGGTGCAGTCCTTGTTACAACGCCGCAGGCTGTGGCAACCTCTGACGTGCGCAAAGAGGCGAACTTCTGTGTTAAGACCAAGATTCCCGTGCTTGGAGTCATCGAGAATATGTCCGGGTATGCTTGCCCTTGTTGTGGGGAGGTTAGTAATCTGTTCTCTAGTGGAGGAGGACAGGTAATGGCCCAGGAATTAAGCCTTCCATTTATGGGCAGCGTGCCTATTGATGTGAAATTTGGAGAATTGGTGGAAGGAAAGATGGAGGCTGGGGATAgtgatgaggacgaggagagTCCAGAGAGTCAACCACAAGGTActcctgctgagcctgaTGATCGACCGCTCGTTGAACGATACCGGGATACCTGGTCTTATCCTCGATTTGAGGGATTTGCGCAGACCTTGATGAGCCGTATTGAGGGTCCGACTCCCATATAGCAGTATGGTGAACATGTGGCGTATTTGATTGTTTGTTTTCTAGCGACTTCTCCATTTTGTCTGCTTTTATTTGCATTGCGCTACAGGTGTTGGCCGTTTTTGAATGTCAAATCATTCCGTTGACGAATCAGTCAACACTTTGAGCCCTAGCGCGAATCGGCGTTTCCTTCGTAGCCTTGTTGTCTTCTTTCAAGAGATGTGATTCCTCCTGATTGCCGAGTTCCAAATCCCCAAGCTCGTTGGGCCCGTCCAGTCCTCCTCAGAAGCGAGCCCGCCATCAAAGCCAGCTAATTAACAGCGCCTCGCCCCAAAGTAGGTACTAGCGCACAGAGCCATTTTGAAAGGGAATTTGGGTCAGCTAGAGATGAAAATGTAAATAAGGCTGTACAGGGATCTGGCGGCCAAGTGCGAGCCAGTAAAAACGACGCAGACAAGCAAACCGTCTCTTCCAGTGCAGAATCTTCCATGCCCTCACGAGAGACAACACCTAAGCCC
Above is a window of Penicillium digitatum chromosome 2, complete sequence DNA encoding:
- a CDS encoding C6 transcription factor, putative; protein product: MTSPYPPSTSFSPSVASDMAAAPNRAVSDLPQAQVDAIIRTKRKAREPKACYPCHARKVKCDRNLPCDGCVKRDHADLCSYERPSKKRSQAFQDSAVPSASTVPLPEYSTTYLFAETPAEVKREPTLSRPSVPATGGGRVSIAREEWDNVRNRLQEMESTISSLRVGLERAEDGLPTSTETGSVQSVDASSRSKCASPEREGIHAANTLGKGTVHLGSRSVLAYILNNQSGSDQLQALLEGGILPKLGLDNESATYPFVDLWSSDMSTFDITAVCSALPTDQHCRELFYYYKDISGAIYPVLEDIFEFENTLELLLATRTSIGGEYLADADHAQKPFGVTIAYLGLLFAILASGCQSSDYGSKERELTSQVYVCCSYQCLRMTNFLSQPTIEAIQTLLVIGNVLSYNMNPGISYVLLGMTLRMGLALGLHVESSRFSSAERYRRRHVWWSMAWQDSHFSLSYDRPSTTAVSQPDIAYRDGSKPGDVSYFETLSRVISLALEVVRIRMLSPHAQISLESIQTYKDRIQKIMVEAKPYLRDEIDCSTPTQHLERVVLKLHSSYFASELCRPALKPMADLSDASAASMRGNCIINLMTTVEAYIEMHNISSHAARSWILLQRAISSAFLLAVIDEAKADPNVWNLLHSLESIIAQRASTERAYESNEATTVASITSPPQPLGNYDPITGTPNVPGPIASAVDPSTPVGIPPDTQTQWAKSLAKTHRALQKLLAAVGNPSTRPSMGRNASMGGTLVPGPANMTPSVGSLPPPTPESSASGEWTMPNILDRAAEYIHPPLWG
- a CDS encoding Cdc48-dependent protein degradation adaptor protein (Shp1), putative, translating into MEGNPAEHDEAVSQFCTMTGTQASEAQEYLAANGWDIEAAVTEFFAEQDEALQDTTTGGEQQIGTEGSSRASGGRTLGGGTVPASSSTAVSSSSSARRAAPKKKFATLGDFASGGGGGGGDSSDGDDTDDHDFFAGGEKSGLAVQNPDDLKKKILEKARRAQPPPPDAPQPRESYFTGTARTLGGDDTPSQVIESPSAPSQQRSLRVQRTLHFWADGFSVDDGELFRSDDPRNAEILDGIRQGRAPLSIMNVQPGQEVDVELKQHEEKYTKPKPKYKPFAGSGQRLGSPTPGVRSQAPTPSSSTAMSSAQEPAKPKVDESQPTVTLQIRLGDGARLTSRFNTTATIGDVYAFVAAATPDGANRAWVLMTTFPSTELNDWSVVLGDIPDFKRGGVVVQKWH
- a CDS encoding Cytosolic Fe-S cluster assembly factor cfd1, translating into MPLIGVKNVVLVLSGKGGVGKSSVTLQLALALSLQGKSVGILDIDLTGPSMPRLVGLEDAKITQAPGGWMPVSVHGAEFAAEADTSAPSTQLHRGSLRCMSLGFLLRDRGDAVIWRGPKKTAMIRQFLSDVFWGPTDYLLIDTPPGTSDEHIALAEQLLTLSTTDAAAAAQTDLPRLAGAVLVTTPQAVATSDVRKEANFCVKTKIPVLGVIENMSGYACPCCGEVSNLFSSGGGQVMAQELSLPFMGSVPIDVKFGELVEGKMEAGDSDEDEESPESQPQGTPAEPDDRPLVERYRDTWSYPRFEGFAQTLMSRIEGPTPI